The genomic DNA CACTCTTCTCCCTTCAATTTTAAGCTTGTCTTCGGCGATCAGCCTGATCGCTTCAGGATAAATGGCATGTTCCTGCTGGAGGATCCTTTCCGACAAGGTCTCTTCGGTATCTTTTTCCATGATCGGAACGGCGGATTGAATAATGATCGGCCCGGTATCACACCCTTCATCGACAAAGTGGACGGTGCAGCCGGTGATCAGCACGCCGTGTTCCAGCGCCTGACGCTGGGCATGGAGGCCGGGAAACGAAGGAAGAAGCGCAGGGTGGATATTGACCATTTTGCCCTGGTAATGGCGCAGCAGGACCTCGCCAACTATCCTCATGTAACCGGCAAGGCAGACCAGTTCCACTCCATGTTGCTGGAGAACTTTGACGATCTCCAGTTCGTAAGTGTTCCGATCGCTATAAATCCGATGATCGATCGCCACAGCGGGGAGATTGTGTTTTCTGGCTCTTTCCAATCCATACGCATCGGGATTGTTCGAGATGACAACCACAATTTTGGCCGGGACCTTGCCGCTCTCACAGGCGTCAATGATCGCCTGCAAGTTAGAACCCTGCCCTGAAATTAAAATTCCTAGTTTAAGCATTTGCCCGACAGCTCCCGCCCTGACTTATATAATGATAACTTCCTGGTTCCCCTTCGAGATCTCACCGATCAGGAACGCCTTCTCCTTTTTCTTCGCCAGATATTGGAGAAGCTTGTCGGCTTCCTTGGCCGGAACGACCAGGATCATCCCGATCCCCATATTAAAGGTCTTGTACATTTCGGCATGGTCAACTTCGCCAAGTTTCTTGATCAATTTAAAGATCCGGGGTATTTCCCAGGAATTCAGTTCAATAACCGCCTGCCTTTTGGGCGGGATAACCCGTCCCAGATTTTCCGGAATACCGCCGCCGGTAATGTGGGCGATCCCTTTGAGCGTGAACTTTTTCATCAGCTC from Candidatus Margulisiibacteriota bacterium includes the following:
- a CDS encoding phosphoribosylglycinamide formyltransferase; translation: MLKLGILISGQGSNLQAIIDACESGKVPAKIVVVISNNPDAYGLERARKHNLPAVAIDHRIYSDRNTYELEIVKVLQQHGVELVCLAGYMRIVGEVLLRHYQGKMVNIHPALLPSFPGLHAQRQALEHGVLITGCTVHFVDEGCDTGPIIIQSAVPIMEKDTEETLSERILQQEHAIYPEAIRLIAEDKLKIEGRRVRLK